In Zingiber officinale cultivar Zhangliang chromosome 8B, Zo_v1.1, whole genome shotgun sequence, a single genomic region encodes these proteins:
- the LOC122013391 gene encoding protein FATTY ACID EXPORT 5-like translates to MHDFCFTIPYGLLVLVGGVVGYVRRGSTASLAGGAGSGLVLLIAGFISLKAFEKRQNSYFALGLETVCSLTLTYVMGTRYLETSKIMPAGLVAALSALMSLFYLYKMATGANHIPPKAE, encoded by the exons ATGCACGACTTCTGCTTCACGATACCCTACGGGCTCCTGGTCCTCGTCGGCGGAGTCGTCGGCTATGTGCGGCGGGGGAGCACGGCGTCGCTGGCCGGAGGAGCGGGCTCCGGACTCGTCCTTCTCATCGCCGGATTCATCAGCCTCAAGGCGTTCGAGAAGCGGCAGAACTCGTACTTCGCCTTGGGCCTCGAGACTG TTTGCTCCCTTACCCTCACATATGTCATGGGAACAAGATACTTAGAGACTTCCAAGATAATGCCTGCTGGATTAGTTGCTGCTCTTAG TGCATTGATGTCTCTGTTTTATCTGTACAAGATGGCAACTGGAGCAAATCATATTCCACCCAAAGCTGAATGA
- the LOC122015058 gene encoding probable tetraacyldisaccharide 4'-kinase, mitochondrial, producing the protein MERLKTAVAQIAATTDSRLRELPLLHRSLLLPLLSLASSLYRHSLALRRRVYALGLLSRQRLPVPVISVGNLTWGGNGKTPMVEFIARIFLEAGISPLILTRGYAGGDEVKMIQRHLAGTPTRIGVGANRSATAASIFRQHGYMKFNSTLFAEQLSSTQHLRLASGNDKVAVAILDDGMQHWSLSRDVEMVMINGLIPWGNNHLLPRGSLREPLDALCRADITVIHHADLLSEGKLKMIETKIRIIDPCSTIFFSRLAPSHFFEVKNQHSILPLGLVLNRTVLCVSGIGSPCAFAQVVGKIGPSYVDRLDFDDHHSIQFHDIKLIKERLEELANRFREKIIVVVTEKDYDRDPLILTELHDFDVLVLCCSLHIMTTKGQSEESFKIKLKELLISKHGG; encoded by the exons ATGGAGCGGTTGAAGACGGCGGTCGCCCAAATCGCCGCCACCACGGACAGCCGCCTCCGGGAGCTCCCGCTCCTCCACCGTTCCCTTCTgctccctctcctctccctcgcctcctCCCTCTACCGCCATTCCCTCGCCCTCCGTCGCCGCGTCTACGCTCTCGGACTCCTCTCCCGGCAAAG GTTGCCGGTGCCGGTGATCAGCGTTGGCAATCTGACGTGGGGCGGCAACGGGAAGACTCCTATGGTGGAATTTATTGCCCGGATCTTTTTGGAGGCCGGGATCTCGCCGCTCATCCTAACCAGG GGCTATGCAGGAGGTGATGAAGTTAAAATGATTCAGAGACACCTTGCAGGGACACCTACTAGGATCGGTGTAGGTGCTAATAGGAGTGCAACTGCAGCTTCTATATTCAGACAACATGGTTACATGAAGTTCAATAGCACATTGTTTGCAGAACAACTATCAAGTACTCAGCATTTGAGACTTGCATCTGGAAATGACAAAGTGGCTGTTGCAATTTTGGATGATGGAATGCAG CATTGGAGCTTGTCTCGTGATGTGGAAATGGTAATGATAAATGGCTTGATACCATGGGGAAACAACCATCTGCTTCCTCGCGGATCCCTGAGAGAACCATTGGATGCACTTTGTAGAGCAGACATCACTGTGATTCACCATGCAGATTTG TTATCTGAAGGGAAGCTCAAAATGATAGAGACAAAGATTCGGATCATCGATCCATGTTCTACCATATTCTTTAGTAGATTGGCACCATCTCACTTTTTTGAAGTGAAGAATCAGCATTCCATATTGCCGTTAGGTCTGGTGCTTAACAGGACTGTGCTATGCGTTTCTGGAATTGGTTCCCCATGTGCTTTTGCCCAAGTAGTTGGTAAG ATCGGGCCATCATATGTTGATAGATTAGACTTTGATGATCATCACTCCATCCAATTTCAT GATATCAAGTTGATCAAAGAGAGACTAGAGGAGCTCGCGAATAGATTCAGAGAAAAAATTATTGTAGTGGTGACTGAAAAG GACTATGATCGAGATCCACTTATTCTAACGGAGCTACATGATTTTGATGTCCTGGTCCTCTGTTGTTCTCTCCACATCATGACAACGAAGGGACagtcagaggagagcttcaagATAAAGCTTAAGGAGCTGCTAATATCAAAGCATGGAGGATAA